The following proteins come from a genomic window of Crassostrea angulata isolate pt1a10 chromosome 1, ASM2561291v2, whole genome shotgun sequence:
- the LOC128156315 gene encoding uncharacterized protein LOC128156315 has protein sequence MVLCGSIFMCYLISLCNSDSNGVCSESEKNEIFCCADYYKDFESRSCLPCIGSFGHNCSLTCNDGYFGHGCRIKCECNDSQTCEPHIGCTPRSNHYNGSTLSTNYMYIVVVIAIILSVLVIGMALYTRRNILNKLKANSDNECSVENREDRILYQNASSSQMIENQVNPSSICLQSQPNSNGNTITDNNWISQGYQRPKKALLIPHNTVESGYSEIDSSNPHIQDNGRDAVAVLLKSNVIDDDYTQAISDENNSCLKINKKEGSVDKTSRVYISMNYKPMEQH, from the exons ATGGTTCTTTGTGGTAGTATTTTCATGTGCTATCTCATTTCATTATGCAACTCAGATAGCAATGGTGTATGCAGTGAAAG TGAAAAGAACGAAATCTTCTGTTGTGCTGATTATTACAAAGATTTTGAATCTAGGTCTTGCTTAC CCTGCATCGGTTCATTTGGACACAACTGCTCTCTGACGTGTAATGATGGATACTTTGGTCATGGGTGTCGGATCAAGTGCGAATGTAATGACTCACAAACATGTGAACCGCATATCGGATGTACTCCAAGAAGCAATCATTATAATG GTTCTACACTGAGcaccaactacatgtatatagtagtTGTCATTGCGATTATCCTTTCTGTGCTTGTAATTGGAATGGCTTTGTATACCCGTAGAAACAT aCTGAACAAATTAAAAGCAAACTCAG ATAATGAATGTTCAGTGGAAAACAGGGAGGATCGGATACTCTATCAGAATGCTTCTTCATCACAAATGATTGAGAATCAAGTAAATCCATCCAGCATTTGCTTACAGTCACAACCTAATTCAAATGGCAATACAATAACAGACAACAACTGGATATCACAGGGATATCAAAGACCGAAAAAGGCCCTGTTGATACCGCATAATACTGTTGAGAGTGGTTACTCTGAAATTGATAGTAGTAATCCCCACATTCAAGACAATGGTCGTGATGCTGTGGCGGTGCTATTAAAGTCTAACGTTATTGACGATGATTATACTCAGGCAATATCGGACGAAAATAACAGCTgtcttaaaataaacaagaagGAAGGTTCGGTTGATAAAACCTCGCGTGTATACATTTCTATGAATTACAAACCTATGGAGCAACACTAA